In Pangasianodon hypophthalmus isolate fPanHyp1 chromosome 29, fPanHyp1.pri, whole genome shotgun sequence, one genomic interval encodes:
- the LOC117596452 gene encoding IgGFc-binding protein — MELKTILSIFVATLLCGLCAAGPAGKEFALSFMQNYKPGNTGGPARFIVEVSSPPNSLLSTKVKVTALGKVFETTLQPGSGESFQLPDGVEMIGSTRNNQTVQVEADQDILVLSLNSKPYTADTSVIYPVQDWGTEYYIYTPQMGPPDQYKEFSITNQGILNTVEIQLNGMVTFEGQQYPQGSKLVIDLEPFESVQIQSKDDLTGSKVSAKQPVAVFTGHSCTWYFTDGNHVYEQLLPVSSWGKEFIVATLAYTKPSYRFDTVIIQASENTQIQITTQDGVASPKQMVAGETLYINLPYPNSLHFTTDKGVQVLYEFNGGINQNGETNDPFLITVLSTDRFSTSYTMESQAGFTNEAIIVAQTKDLGKLTLDKNPLPNDLQWTQAGESEYSWTQISYAEGTGFHQVSHPDSPFALYSFGASIYNGYGSPAPGNPPATVGICWVMGDPHYRTFDGSYYNFMGNCTYTMAKNCRVDSFHPAFEVQTENEHLGSTKATTVNKIIVNVYGTNITIVRHETGIVRISDSLWYLPISLDNGRVTLQQSGLSVIIKTDFGVSVQYDWDQYLVVNIPGSFMGRMCGMCGNFNGKKEDDLTTPTGSVAGSIPQLGKSWRVQGLPGDAYCSDDCVGQCESCQGESWFERLAAKAFCHVVTILTDGPFKHCNSVIDPKVFYENCLFDYCMGKGYKNFLCKTAEIYTDACQRAGVHVHNWRHIIGCSTPKCPANSHFEYCACPATCENPTPSAECKANCVEACTCDDGYFWSGNKCVLKTQCGCMYKSGGDERYLQAGESIWADDNCSKECTCNPTNGQVVCENSGCSGGTECTVVNGIRGCHPVHHATCNIYGDPHYNTFDNSTYDFQGTCNYIAAEGCQLEGTQLTPFAVIVENAEWNEIQASPNVSMTKVVIVQVYGMTLVLQRNQLYQIMVNGLLINIPANLVDGKVRVQREGNQNVILTDLGLRVAYDMVYHVTITVPSSYAGKTCGMCGNFNGNKNDDFLLPNGKETKDLKTFGAAWKVPVPGTKCDDGCSGDFCPKCPEDKKIAFEKDCGIIANPEGPFAACHSVINPESYFNNCAYDVCMGKGNKNMLCKDLAAYMAACQEAGVNVKNWRTPTFCPFTCPANSVYVTCAKACDTPCPGLTDVMKCNIQTCAEGCICQPGFFNNGTGCVTADHCSCYENGRTYKINETVITESCQESLTCLPSGEVSHKTIECSSIEVCEKKNGVRGCYPKSSGTCWVMGDPHYRTFDGEYYNFMAIVLTSWLKTAM; from the exons ATGGAGTTGAAAACAattctttctatttttgttgCTACCCTGCTCTGTG GGCTATGTGCTGCTGGGCCTGCAGGGAAAGAGTTTGCGCTATCCTTTATGCAGAATTACAAACCAGGGAACACAGGAGGTCCAGCACGTTTCATTGTAGAGGTCTCTAGCCCCCCAAATTCTCTCTTAAGCACAAAGGTGAAGGTGACTGCCCTGGGAAAAGTCTTTGAGACGACTCTTCAGCCAGGAAGTGGTGAGTCTTTCCAGCTTCCTGATGGGGTAGAGATGATTGGAAGCACAAGAAACAATCAGACTGTCCAGGTAGAAGCTGATCAGGACATTCTGGTGTTGTCACTAAACTCTAAGCCCTACACAGCCGACACTTCAGTGATCTACCCTGTCCAAGACTGGGGGACAGAGTATTACATCTATACTCCACAAATGGGTCCACCTGATCAATATAAAGAGTTCTCCATTACCAATCAAGGCATACTAAACACTGTGGAGATTCAGTTGAATGGTATGGTGACATTTGAAGGGCAGCAATATCCACAAGGTAGCAAACTTGTCATTGATTTGGAGCCATTTGAAAGTGTGCAAATCCAAAGTAAAGATGATTTGACTGGCTCCAAAGTATCTGCTAAGCAACCAGTGGCAGTCTTCACAGGACACAGCTGTACCTGGTATTTTACAGACGGTAATCATGTGTATGAACAACTGCTTCCTGTAAGTAGCTGGGGAAAGGAGTTTATAGTTGCAACTCTTGCATACACAAAACCCTCATACAGATTCGATACAGTAATCATTCAGGCTTCAGAGAACACTCAAATCCAAATCACTACTCAAGATGGTGTAGCTTCACCAAAACAAATGGTGGCTGGAGAAACGCTCTATATCAATCTTCCGTATCCAAACTCTCTGCATTTTACCACTGATAAAGGAGTTCAAGTGCTATATGAGTTTAATGGAGGAATCAATCAAAATGGAGAAACAAATGACCCCTTCCTCATTACTGTCCTGTCGACAGACCGCTTTAGCACCTCATATACAATGGAGAGTCAAGCTGGCTTTACCAATGAAGCTATTATTGTAGCTCAGACCAAAGACTTGGGAAAACTGACACTAGATAAAAATCCATTACCAAATGACCTTCAGTGGACTCAAGCAGGGGAAAGTGAATACTCATGGACACAGATTAGTTATGCTGAAGGCACAGGCTTCCATCAGGTCTCCCATCCAGACTCACCTTTCGCTCTCTACAGCTTTGGTGCATCAATATACAATGGATATGGATCTCCGGCCCCTGGTAATCCTCCAG CTACAGTCGGTATCTGCTGGGTCATGGGAGATCCACATTACCGTACATTTGATGGCAGTTACTACAACTTCATGGGCAACTGTACATATACCATGGCCAAAAACTGCCGTGTGGACAGTTTTCACCCCGCTTTTGAAGTCCAAACTGAGAATGAACACCTTGGCAGTACAAAAGCCACCACTGTCAACAAAATCATTGTCAATGTCTATGGTACAAACATCACAATTGTCCGCCACGAGACTGGGATTGTACGA ATTAGTGATTCACTCTGGTACCTTCCAATCTCCTTGGACAATGGCAGAGTAACCCTTCAGCAAAGTGGTCTGTCAGTTATTATCAAGACAGACTTTGGAGTGTCAGTGCAGTATGACTGGGATCAATATTTGGTGGTGAATATACCAGGGAGCTTCATGGGAAGGATGTGTGGCATGTGTGGGAACTTCAATGGGAAGAAAGAGGATGACCTTACCACTCCCACTGGCAGTGTAGCAGGCAGTATTCCACAACTGGGAAAGAGCTGGAGAGTACAAGGCTTACCAGGAGATGCCTACTGCAGTGATGATTGTGTGGGCCAGTGTGAAAGCTGTCAGGGAGAATCATGGTTTGAACGTTTGGCTGCAAAGGCCTTCTGTCACGTGGTCACCATTCTCACTGATGGTCCATTCAAACATTGCAACTCTGTCATTGATCCCAAGGTTTTCTATGAAAATTGCCTTTTTGACTACTGCATGGGAAAAGGATACAAAAACTTCCTATGTAAGACAGCAGAGATTTATACAGATGCTTGTCAACGAGCTGGTGTCCATGTGCACAACTGGAGACACATTATTGGCTGTT CTACCCCTAAATGTCCGGCAAACAGTCACTTTGAGTACTGTGCCTGTCCTGCTACCTGTGAGAATCCAACTCCTTCTGCTGAATGTAAAGCAAACTGTGTAGAGGCTTGCACTTGTGATGATGGATACTTCTGGAGCGGAAACAAGTGTGTCCTTAAGACTCAGTGTGGCTGCATGTACAAAAGTGGAGGTGATGAGCGTTACTTACAGGCTGGAGAATCCATCTGGGCTGATGACAACTGCAGCAAAGAGTGCACCTGCAACCCAACAAATGGTCAAGTTGTATGTGAAAATAGCGGCTGCTCAGGTGGAACAGAATGCACTGTAGTCAATGGGATCAGAGGCTGCCATCCAGTACATCATGCCACCTGTAATATCTATGGAGATCCTCACTACAACACGTTTGACAACAGCACCTACGACTTCCAGGGCACTTGTAATTACATTGCCGCTGAGGGCTGCCAGCTGGAGGGAACACAACTCACTCCATTTGCAGTTATAGTAGAGAATGCAGAGTGGAATGAGATCCAAGCCAGTCCAAATGTCTCTATGACCAAGGTGGTGATTGTCCAAGTGTACGGCATGACATTAGTGCTGCAAAGGAATCAACTATATCAGATAATG gTTAATGGATTATTGATCAACATTCCTGCAAATTTGGTTGATGGAAAAGTGAGGGTCCAGCGAGAAGGAAATCAAAACGTAATATTAACAGACCTGGGCCTGAGAGTTGCCTATGATATGGTTTATCATGTCACCATTACAGTCCCAAGCAGCTATGCAGGAAAGACCTGTGGCATGTGTGGAAACTTTAATGGTAATAAAAATGACGATTTCCTGTTGCCAAATGGCAAGGAAACCAAAGACCTGAAAACATTTGGAGCAGCTTGGAAAGTACCTGTTCCCGGTACTAAGTGTGATGATGGCTGCAGTGGTGATTTCTGTCCAAAATGCCCTGAAGATaagaaaattgcatttgaaAAGGACTGTGGTATTATTGCCAACCCTGAAGGTCCATTCGCTGCCTGTCACAGTGTAATTAACCCTGAATCCTACTTCAACAATTGTGCCTATGATGTCTGCATGGGCAAAGGAAATAAGAATATGCTCTGTAAAGACCTTGCTGCATACATGGCTGCCTGTCAGGAGGCAGGCGTTAATGTTAAAAATTGGAGAACACCAACATTTTGTC CTTTTACCTGTCCTGCCAACAGTGTCTATGTAACCTGTGCAAAGGCATGTGACACACCTTGTCCTGGCCTTACTGACGTAATGAAGTGTAATATTCAGACCTGTGCTGAAGGCTGCATTTGTCAACCTGGATTCTTTAACAATGGGACTGGCTGCGTTACAGCAGATCACTGTAGCTGTTATGAGAATGGACGCACCTATAAG ATTAATGAGACTGTCATCACAGAATCTTGCCAAGAAAGTTTGACATGTCTTCCCTCTGGAGAAGTAAGTCATAAAACCATAGAATGCAGTTCTATTGAAGTCTGTGAGAAAAAGAATGGCGTTCGTGGCTGCTATCCAAAAAGTAGTG GTACCTGTTGGGTCATGGGAGATCCACATTACCGTACTTTTGATGGCGAGTACTACAACTTCATGGCAATTGTACTTACATCATGGCTAAAAACTGCCATGTAG